Genomic window (Bombina bombina isolate aBomBom1 unplaced genomic scaffold, aBomBom1.pri scaffold_2272, whole genome shotgun sequence):
CTGAGTGGTCTCTCACCAGCATgaagaaaaacaattttttcaggtgagcataaatttacacacacacacttgaataaataaaataaaaactcaccCTCTCCCAAGTGAGCTCTTCTGCTGCTCTATCCCATTCCAAAGCATTCCAATTCATATCATCTATAAGAATAGGAGAGAGACAATTATGCTCTACATAAAAACCTAGAGTTTTAAAATGTTTGAAAGCAGTGCAAGCAAccgtattatatttaaataataaagcaGGATTTTTCATCAAACTAAAAAGTTGCAACAAAATGGCTGCTGGGTCTTACGTTAGCCAAGAACTTGgtcttaaaagggatagtctagtcaacattaaactttaattaatcagagcatgcaattttaagcaactttcttatgtacgcctattatcaatttttctttgttctctaggtatctatatttaaaaaatctGGAATGTAAGCTTGGATGGCTACACCAATgatcaatcagcaagaactacccaggtgctaaacaaaaaataggccagctcctaagcttacattctagcttttttaaataaatgtaccaaaaaaaaacattagaaagttgcttagaattgcatgctctatctgaatcatgaaagtttaattttgactagactatccctttaagttgcacaTTGATAATGAAATGATATAAATGTGCAGTCAGAAAGCAGACCGCTACACAAATAGTccatttgtttttaatgtcccAATCAGTCTAGGTAAATAGTTTTGTGCCTGTAAAAGTAAGACAAGTTACTGATATGTTACAAACTTATGAGGAAGGGGGGGGGTGTTGCTGCCCAGAAAATAACagtgaatttgtttaaaatttccaAGCCCTTTGATTGCTAGTTCTTGTCCCTTCATTAAGATATATTACATGAAATTACACATTACTGTATTAGAATCCAGACCTTTGCTCATTTTTTGGAAAAGCAGCTTAGAGTTGGAAGATGCCTGTAAGAGCTTTGATAGCCAATGATCTAGAAAGCAAAATGCACTGAATCTGTTCTGCAGTATTAAAATGGTTCACTATAAATAGGACTTAAAATGTAATCATTTGTTGCCACACAGTCACCCAAACAAAAATAAAGAACACAAATAGTACAAGTAGCAAGACAGTCAGTTACCTTGAGCTCCATTGTTTGCATCAGCTGCATCTTCAATCGCTGCATCATCATCTTCATTGTCCTCTTCCTCTTCATCTGCATGCTCCTCCTGAATTTCAGGATTTTCTCCTACAACTGCATTACCTACTTGGACGTTAGCTGGTTGGTCAACAGCCACATTATCTACGGCTACATTTCCTGCCGCCGGCGCCTGTAAAAATGAACATACGTTAAGAGAAAGACTGTACAG
Coding sequences:
- the LOC128644663 gene encoding E3 ubiquitin-protein ligase MARCHF6-like, producing APAAGNVAVDNVAVDQPANVQVGNAVVGENPEIQEEHADEEEEDNEDDDAAIEDAADANNGAQDDMNWNALEWDRAAEELTWER